The region TTCAGCGGCAAAGAGGAGCTCTATCACGAGCTGCTGAAGTCGGTTCTGCTGCTTTGGCTGGGCCCTCTGAACCAGATAGACGCTTCGGGTCAGCCGGTTGAGGAGATCCTCGACTACATTCGGCGCAAGCTCAGAATGTCACAACACCATCCGCGCGAAAGCCGGTTGTTTGCGTCTGCGGTTCTGCTGGGCGCGCAGCGTGCGCATGCGGAAGTCTTTGATTCGTTCCGGGTGATTTTTGATGACAAGATTTCCCTGCTGTCCCAATGGATGGATGACGGCAAGCTCGCCCGGCAAGACCCGCATCATCTGATTTACTCAATCTGGGCAACGACCCAGCATTATGCGGATTTCGAGGTGCAGATTGTAGAACTCTCGCCTGAAAAGATGGACAGCCTTTTCACCGATGCAGAGGCTTATCTTGTGCCGATGTACCGCAAGCTGCTGACACCGGACACATGAACCGCGAGAAGGCTGCAGGCCACGGTGCGATGCTTC is a window of Coralliovum pocilloporae DNA encoding:
- a CDS encoding TetR family transcriptional regulator C-terminal domain-containing protein, translated to MSVTETRKLSRIQKERRKEILAAALDVFSRDGFRGASINTIAKEAEMSTPRLLYHFSGKEELYHELLKSVLLLWLGPLNQIDASGQPVEEILDYIRRKLRMSQHHPRESRLFASAVLLGAQRAHAEVFDSFRVIFDDKISLLSQWMDDGKLARQDPHHLIYSIWATTQHYADFEVQIVELSPEKMDSLFTDAEAYLVPMYRKLLTPDT